Proteins from one Aspergillus nidulans FGSC A4 chromosome VIII genomic window:
- a CDS encoding protein CYP58D1 (transcript_id=CADANIAT00001093) translates to MNRILAVTVSALASASERLTVSIPVLLILGLVVRTIYRLYFDPLHHIPGPKLAAITHLYEFYHDVIRGGLFIWEIEKMHREYGPIVRINPREVHIKDSQFYEEIYAPASGGRRDKDRQAVEIFSSPTAMVATVDHDTHRIRRKLLTFFFSRRSIERLEPVVHESLSKFLDSLVAAYKEDTVVDLIDRLQGLTGDVITQYAYGNSYGLQEPQNIGRGITKVVQEGTTQIHLHRFFPFFERLLRVVPKWFMAQMLPARAAIYDLLNGVREQSIEALKQRDMSAPPPKKTTMFHALTAPEVPPEERTLQRLQDEGLVLFAAGTETTATILGVALFHILNNKEVHRKLRNELDQELPTPQAGTTWRQLEKLPYLNATIHEALRCSGLTMRQQRIAPTEVVKYKNYVIPPGTPVSMISHFVNMDPDIFDDPQTFKPERWILAAEKKQNLSRFLVTFGKGNRNCIGMNLAYAELYNTLAAVVRRFDLELYQTTEENVRFVRDMLLPRSTNGPWKVRVKVIGIREE, encoded by the exons ATGAATCGAATACTCGCAGTCACAGTCTCCGCTTTGGCTTCTGCCTCGGAACGACTCACCGTATCTATCCCAGTGCTCTTAATACTCGGCTTGGTGGTACGGACCATATACCGTCTATATTTTGATCCGCTACACCACATACCGGGCCCTAAGCTGGCAGCAATTACTCACCTCTACGAGTTCTATCACGATGTCATCCGAGGGGGGTTGTTTATATGGGAAATAGAGAAGATGCACCGGGAATACG GACCCATAGTGCGGATCAACCCCCGTGAAGTCCATATCAAAGACTCGCAATTCTATGAGGAGATATACGCGCCTGCCAGCGGGGGAAGACGAGACAAGGACCGGCAAGCCGTTGAGATATTCAGCTCCCCTACCGCGATGGTTGCAACGGTTGACCACGACACGCACCGTATACGCAGAAAACTActcaccttcttcttttcgagACGGTCGATCGAGCGGCTGGAACCTGTTGTCCATGAGTCACTGTCAAAGTTCCTAGATAGCCTTGTCGCAGCCTACAAGGAAGACACCGTGGTGGACCTTATTGACAGACTCCAGGGCTTGACAGGCGATGTGATCACACAATATGCTTACGGGAACAGCTATGGGCTCCAGGAGCCCCAAAATATCGGTCGCGGGATCACAAAGGTGGTCCAAGAAGGAACGACCCAGATCCACTTGCACCGgtttttccctttctttgagCGCCTTCTGCGAGTCGTTCCAAAGTGGTTCATGGCCCAGATGCTGCCAGCCAGAGCGGCAATATACGACCTTTTGAATGGCGTAAGAGAGCAGTCAATTGAGGCGCTTAAACAGAGGGATATGTCCGCCCCTCCTCCGAAGAAGACAACAATGTTCCATGCCCTAACTGCGCCAGAAGTACCCCCAGAAGAACGAACATTACAACGCCTCCAGGATGAGGGATTAGTTCTGTTCGCGGCGGGCACTGAGACCACAGCAACCATTTTGGGCGTGGCTCTATTTCACATTCTGAATAATAAAGAGGTCCATCGGAAACTGCGCAATGAGCTTGACCAAGAACTGCCAACACCGCAAGCCGGGACAACGTGGCGTCAGCTTGAAAAGTTACCATATCTG AATGCTACTATCCACGAGGCCCTCCGCTGTTCCGGCCTGACTATGCGACAACAAAGAATTGCCCCGACAGAGGTAGTAAAATACAAGAATTATGTCATTCCACCTGGA ACTCCCGTCAGCATGATCTCCCATTTCGTGAATATGGATCCAGACATCTTCGACGATCCGCAGACATTCAAGCCTGAACGCTGGATACTCGCGGccgaaaagaagcaaaatCTCTCTAGATTCCTTGTGACATTTGGCAAGGGCAACCGGAACTGTATAGGCATGAA CCTGGCCTATGCCGAACTATACAATACCCTAGCAGCTGTTGTCCGTCGATTCGATCTGGAGCTATATCAGACCACTGAGGAGAATGTTCGCTTCGTGCGAGacatgctgctgccgcgcagCACAAATGGCCCCTGGAAAGTCCGCGTGAAGGTTATTGGTATCCGCGAGGAATAG
- a CDS encoding terpene synthase family protein (transcript_id=CADANIAT00001094) — MVKSIHESIQITFQPSTDSSHPFSLGYFQANMGSKMDHNSVAILVDVKRRALFERFAESYHPTYGLGTMSGNIYDTAWVSMVRKPTEEGKSIWAFPATFQALLQHQLPCGSWGGTNSNLDSIASTLTALLALQKHARELSATESQNELTSRILKAKRWLDAALVRLDDLLATSTLTVGLELRLPTLFDLLEAEGHIFDFERTRLTKLKSKKVSKINFDTIFSGPQSSLLHSLEAMVGKIDFRTLGHHKVLGSMLASPSATAAYLMYNSVWDDEAEEYIRHAISNGAGQGSGLVAAGYPTTVFEWAWIEDEIKVNGLVGFVPKACPDADDTAKALIAFQLRGRRYSPQALIDQFEREHHFTTYLYETHTSVSTNANVLTALVLLSDDGRYQPQIEKCIRYLCEAWFHCDRMVKDKWNISPYYPTMLLCEGLMSYIHRWSEGHLAALPDELMNFQLPITLFQALIRTLRTQNSNGSWGSSNSAEETAYAILILKNVASFNFTDEISAELESAIRKGIQFILSKSQRSQTDDQLWLDKTLFAIPTVSDSYIVAAVQAEATDFVSGDTLNKLVDTSTPTVQKLTSYFARLPSQTETPKWVIQASVIEGILFSCRLKTLDIFSTGKALGDRYIKYAAIFWTLANNARPEYLLSTSVIYSMVELSVGIFQEDEEMEKSLVNLPDAATDAVADYIDKSCHETAFCNNVASHATPHGSDISGYDVETRTQLMTIQHNIRLWLRFALVDNLPANANSHDIYDLKQEVKMAMIAALQQAKAHKFLNSSQTFYAWLHTCAVHDAKSAVVSKSLICKIGHGSNVFRTAKEKYLAERLWRQVSIEGRLWNDLGSIERDRLTANLNSADFLESGPAGDVWEQLVQLADFEHKYALLCLDNLTQLLEASGRHRISLYLQMYYRCCEIYNETCVNYEFGSKMAK, encoded by the exons ATGGTCAAATCCATACATGAGTCGATTCAAATCACCTTTCAGCCATCCACTGATAGTTCACACCCATTTTCACTAGGGTATTTCCAGGCAAATATGGGATCCAAGATGGATCACAATTCAGTGGCTATACTTGTCGACGTGAAGCGGAGAGCCTTGTTCGAGCGCTTCGCGGAGTCGTATCATCCGACCTACGGTTTAGGTACAATGTCTGGCAACATATACGACACCGCTTGGGTATCAATGGTCAGAAAGCCTACTGAAGAGGGCAAGTCTATCTGGGCCTTTCCGGCTACTTTTCAGGCTCTTCTACAGCACCAGCTCCCTTGCGGCAGTTGGGGCGGGACAAATTCAAATTTGGATTCTATTGCTAGCACTTTGACAGCTCTTCTTGCATTACAGAAGCATGCAAGGGAATTGAGTGCAACTGAATCTCAGAATGAGCTCACCTCGAGGATCCTCAAAGCCAAGCGATGGCTGGATGCAGCTTTGGTACGCCTGGACGACTTGCTAGCAACTAGTACCTTGACTGTTGGGCTAGAACTTAGACTACCGACGCtttttgatcttctcgaagCAGAGGGACACATCTTTGACTTTGAGCGGACCCGCTTGACCAAGTTGAAGTCCAAGAAAGTATCCAAGATCAACTTCGATACCATCTTCAGCGGGCCCCAATCATCTCTTTTGCATTCCTTAGAGGCCATGGTTGGGAAAATTGACTTTAGAACGCTGGGTCATCATAAAGTGCTTGGCAGCATGTTGGCATCACCCTCTGCAACAGCAGCATATCTCATGTACAACTCCGTGTGGGatgacgaggccgaggaaTATATTCGACATGCAATCTCCAACGGAGCCGGTCAAGGCTCAGGGCTCGTGGCGGCGGGATACCCAACCACGGTATTTGAGTGGGCCTGG ATTGAAGACGAAATTAAGGTAAATGGACTTGTGGGATTCG TTCCCAAGGCATGCCCCGATGCAGACGACACGGCGAAGGCTTTGATAGCCTTTCAACTCCGGGGAAGACGCTATTCGCCGCAAGCGTTGATTGATCAATTCGAACGAGAACATCATTTTACGACATACCTATACGAGACGCACACGAGCGTAAGCACCAATGCCAATGTTCTGACTGCACTGGTGTTGCTCTCAGACGATGGACGCTACCAACCACAGATCGAAAAATGCATCCGCTACCTCTGCGAGGCATGGTTCCACTGTGACCGAATGGTAAAAGACAAATGG AATATCTCTCCTTATTATCCAACGATGCTGTTGTGCGAGGGCCTGATGTCTTACATTCATCGCTGGAGCGAAGGGCACCTGGCTGCATTGCCTGACGAATTGATGAATTTCCAACTTCCCATTACGTTGTTTCAGGCCCTGATCCGAACATTGCGCACTCAAAATTCAAATGGATCCTGGGGGAGCTCGAACTCTGCTGAAGAGACTGCATATGCTATATTAATCCTGAAAAATGTGGCATCCTTTAACTTCACTGACGAGATATCGGCCGAGCTCGAGAGTGCCATCCGGAAAGGGATCCAGTTCATTCTCTCTAAAAGCCAACGGTCTCAGACAGATGACCAGCTTTGGCTGGACAAAACCTTGTTCGCCATACCAACTGTATCGGACTCGTACATCGTGGCTGCTGTGCAGGCTGAGGCTACTGACTTTGTGTCTGGCGATACACTAAATAAGCTCGTCGACACGTCAACACCGACGGTGCAAAAATTGACATCATACTTTGCTCGACTACCATCTCAGACAGAAACACCGAAGTGGGTGATCCAGGCTTCCGTTATAGAGGGAATCCTCTTCAGCTGCAGGTTGAAGACGTTGGACATCTTTTCGACTGGAAAAGCCCTCGGCGACAGATATATTAAATATGCCGCCATCTTTTGGACACTGGCCAACAACGCACGTCCTGAGTATCTTCTCAGTACGTCGGTGATCTATAGCATGGTGGAACTTTCTGTTGGGATATTtcaggaagacgaagaaatggAGAAGTCCTTGGTCAACCTACCGGATGCTGCTACCGACGCCGTAGCTGACTATATCGATAAATCGTGCCACGAGACAGCTTTTTGCAACAATGTCGCTTCCCACGCGACACCGCATGGATCGGATATCTCTGGATATGATGTAGAAACTCGAACTCAACTCATGACCATCCAGCACAACATAAGGCTTTGGCTGCGTTTTGCTTTGGTAGACAACCTCCCGGCGAATGCCAATTCCCATGACATATACGATCTCAAGCAAGAAGTCAAGATGGCAATGATTGCTGCTCTACAACAAGCTAAAGCACACAAAttcctcaacagcagccaAACATTCTACGCTTGGCTCCACACATGTGCCGTCCACGACGCCAAAAGCGCTGTCGTCTCCAAGTCCCTGATTTGCAAGATCGGGCACGGGTCAAATGTCTTCCGCACAGCCAAGGAAAAATATCTCGCCGAAAGGTTATGGCGGCAGGTTTCCATAGAGGGCAGACTTTGGAACGATCTTGGGAGCATTGAGCGAGACAGACTCACAGCAAACCTCAATTCGGCCGACTTTCTCGAGTCCGGGCCAGCTGGTGATGTGTGGGAACAGCTAGTTCAGCTCGCGGACTTTGAACACAAGTACGCTCTACTGTGCTTGGACAACTTGACGCAGCTCCTGGAAGCATCCGGCCGCCATAGGATCTCGCTGTACCTGCAGATGTATTACCGTTGCTGCGAAATTTATAATGAAACGTGTGTAAATTATGAGTTTGGCTCCAAGATGGCGAAATGA
- a CDS encoding NAD(P)/FAD-dependent oxidoreductase (transcript_id=CADANIAT00001095) has translation MTSETKAILILGGSYGGISTAHYTLKHILPVLPSPDSYQVVIVSSSREVMCRPAAPRALIADSYFDQSKLFVSLEAQFKPYGERFRFIHGRAKWLDHERRVVVVDRLDADTEVELEYHALIIATGSSTPSPLFSLNSAGKPELTAKWKSFRDALPSAKRIVIAGGGPTGIETAGELGEHLNGKTGWFSSRSGSPKVRIVVVTAGSEILPQLRPAIARTAEGYLAKFGVEILKNVKVESVIPVGSGKEEQVTAKTEVKLSNGETLQADLYIPAHGTTPNTSFLDGSLKSADGRVSTNPQSLRVDKAGSRVYAVGDVSDYARPAIHILMEAIPVLCANLKRDLLVEAEVPVPGDDRLFKADETETHLVPIGKSKGVGAAKGYRMPSFLVWLIKGRDYWLSMAGGIWAGKPWAKET, from the coding sequence ATGACGTCCGAGACAAAAGCAATCCTCATCCTAGGCGGCTCCTACGGGGGCATCTCGACAGCCCATTATACGCTCAAGCACATCCTCCCAGTCCTTCCCTCGCCGGATTCGTACCAAGTCGTCATCGTCAGCAGCTCGCGCGAGGTGATGTGCCGACCTGCGGCTCCGCGGGCACTGATCGCAGACTCGTATTTTGACCAGTCGAagctcttcgtctccttgGAGGCGCAGTTCAAACCGTACGGGGAGAGGTTCCGATTCATTCATGGGCGCGCGAAGTGGCTTGATCATGAGAGGCGCGTGGTAGTCGTCGACCGACTCGACGCCGACACCGAAGTCGAACTTGAATACCATGCTCTCATCATCGCGACGGGCTCGTCAACGCCCTCGCCTTTATTCAGTCTAAATTCGGCCGGGAAACCTGAGTTGACTGCCAAGTGGAAATCATTCCGGGACGCCCTACCTTCCGCGAAGCGTATTGTAATCGCTGGCGGTGGCCCGACGGGGATCGAGACAGCAGGTGAGCTCGGAGAGCATTTGAATGGGAAGACGGGCTGGTTTAGTTCGAGATCGGGTTCGCCAAAAGTGAGGATTGTGGTTGTGACCGCTGGGTCAGAGATCCTGCCCCAGTTACGACCAGCTATCGCCCGCACAGCCGAGGGGTACCTGGCAAAGTTTGGGGTTGAAATCCTCAAGAATGTCAAGGTCGAGAGCGTGATTCCAGTGGGTTCAGGGAAAGAGGAGCAAGTTACGGCAAAGACAGAGGTTAAGTTAAGCAATGGTGAGACCCTGCAGGCAGACCTTTATATCCCTGCCCATGGCACAACCCCGAATACAAGCTTCCTCGACGGTTCCTTAAAGTCGGCAGACGGACGGGTGTCCACGAACCCGCAGAGCTTGCGCGTCGACAAGGCCGGATCGCGCGTTTACGCGGTAGGTGATGTGTCCGACTACGCCCGACCAGCAATCCACATCCTTATGGAGGCGATTCCCGTGCTGTGCGCGAACCTGAAGCGCGATTTACTGGTAGAGGCGGAAGTACCAGTTCCCGGCGACGATCGGCTGTTCAAGGCTGATGAGACTGAGACGCATCTTGTGCCCATTGGCAAGAGCAAGGGCGTTGGGGCAGCCAAGGGGTACAGGATGCCGAGTTTCCTTGTCTGGCTGATTAAGGGACGGGATTATTGGTTGAGCATGGCCGGGGGCATTTGGGCTGGGAAGCCGTGGGCGAAGGAGACGTAA
- a CDS encoding uncharacterized protein (transcript_id=CADANIAT00001092), whose product MITRDNASNNKIIASELYYTLKGNIAHILNLIVKDILQALKPGSNSLYLHSQHWQSSEFSVFGLITALNKGKNGRIFANS is encoded by the exons ATGATTACTAGAGATAATGCCAGTAACAACAAGATAATAGCTTCAGAGCTATACTATACTTTGAAGGGAAATATAG CTCATATCTTGAACTTGATTGTGAAGGACATTCTTCAAGCACTGAAACCTGGCAGTA ACAGCCTATATCTACAcagtcagcattggcaaagCTCCGAATTCTCAGTCTTTGGATTGATCACAGCCCTCAACAAAGGCAAAAATGGAAGGATATTTGCCAATTCATAG